One segment of Fuscovulum ytuae DNA contains the following:
- a CDS encoding tripartite tricarboxylate transporter TctB family protein — MQSSAPRFRIPRDVWIGLAAFALGAWYWRAAGDIPISPLDGVVNATVFPHMLGIAMMLFSVLLVLRALLVEVMYLRAARRATAAAADRPPQDGQVFTPRQHLKAAGIVAIGIAYLVILPTLGYIPSVILLMLAVSVYIGARAGAYTAGVAVVIAVIFYLLFVQLLGIPLPAGFWPGLFG; from the coding sequence ATGCAATCGTCGGCGCCCCGTTTCCGTATCCCGCGCGATGTCTGGATCGGCCTTGCGGCCTTTGCCCTTGGCGCATGGTACTGGCGGGCCGCCGGCGATATTCCGATCAGCCCCCTGGATGGCGTGGTGAACGCCACCGTATTTCCACACATGCTCGGCATCGCCATGATGCTTTTCAGCGTGCTTCTCGTCCTGCGCGCCCTGCTGGTCGAAGTGATGTATCTACGCGCCGCCCGACGGGCGACCGCAGCGGCAGCGGATCGTCCCCCACAGGACGGCCAAGTGTTCACCCCGCGCCAGCATCTAAAAGCGGCAGGCATCGTCGCCATCGGCATCGCCTACCTCGTGATCCTACCGACCCTTGGCTATATCCCCAGCGTGATCCTGCTGATGCTCGCCGTTTCCGTCTACATCGGGGCGCGTGCCGGGGCCTACACAGCGGGTGTGGCGGTGGTGATCGCCGTGATCTTCTATCTTCTGTTCGTGCAGCTTCTTGGCATACCGCTGCCTGCCGGCTTCTGGCCGGGGCTGTTCGGCTAG
- a CDS encoding MmgE/PrpD family protein, whose product MSLVFPVAVCRPDARPAPEAQLAWKLAELAAADDRPIDPAAAELAALRLIDNAAVAIAALNRPPVVAARGQAICHPRAGGARVIGLAPEQRADCGWAAMANATAVRELDFHDSYFALDSSHPADCIMPLLAVAQQTRLDGAALVRGILTSYEVQTALVRALPLQHHRIDHVAHLGPAIAAGLGSMLALPVPVIYEAVNLAAHLSLSTRQVRKGRISSWKAAAPGHIGKTAIESVDRAMRGETAPSPIYEGDYGILAVLLKGMGGEVTLPAPQDPCRAILDTLPKAHSAGYHGQAIIDLAFRLRDRLPDLSQVDRITLHTKRMTHMVMGSGSGDPDKWDPAASRETLDHSAPFQFARALVDGHWHHDHSYDPARIAAPEFVALWRKVETVEDPEWNQRFDTAAPLDKAHGARAVVRLLNGDVREDELAVADSHPRGAAPWDQQDYIGKFNTLTAPFVSQAQSSAFLEQAKTLATLSAKQLFAFGIVADLVPLQDSPAGLFERGMR is encoded by the coding sequence ATGAGCCTTGTCTTCCCCGTTGCAGTTTGCCGCCCCGATGCCCGCCCCGCGCCCGAAGCGCAGCTGGCATGGAAACTGGCAGAACTGGCAGCGGCGGACGATAGGCCCATTGATCCGGCGGCAGCAGAACTTGCAGCCCTGCGGTTGATCGACAACGCAGCGGTCGCCATCGCCGCACTGAACCGCCCGCCGGTCGTCGCGGCCCGCGGCCAGGCGATCTGCCATCCGCGCGCCGGTGGCGCGCGCGTGATCGGCCTTGCCCCCGAACAGCGCGCGGATTGTGGCTGGGCGGCCATGGCGAATGCGACAGCCGTGCGCGAACTCGATTTTCACGACAGCTATTTCGCGCTGGACAGCAGCCATCCGGCGGATTGCATCATGCCGCTTCTGGCAGTGGCACAACAAACGAGGCTCGACGGCGCAGCGCTGGTCCGCGGCATCCTGACCTCATACGAGGTGCAGACAGCACTTGTCCGTGCCCTGCCCCTGCAACATCACCGCATCGACCATGTGGCGCATCTCGGCCCTGCGATTGCGGCGGGGCTTGGTTCCATGTTGGCCCTGCCCGTCCCGGTGATCTATGAAGCGGTCAATCTTGCCGCGCATCTGTCGCTCTCGACCCGGCAGGTGCGCAAGGGACGCATTTCGTCGTGGAAGGCCGCCGCACCCGGCCATATCGGCAAAACCGCCATCGAATCCGTGGATCGCGCAATGCGCGGCGAAACCGCACCCTCGCCCATCTATGAAGGTGACTACGGGATCTTGGCCGTTCTCCTTAAGGGAATGGGGGGCGAAGTGACGCTGCCCGCCCCCCAAGACCCGTGCCGGGCGATCCTCGACACGCTGCCCAAGGCGCATTCGGCAGGATATCACGGGCAGGCCATCATCGACCTTGCCTTCCGACTGCGCGACCGCCTCCCGGATCTGTCACAGGTGGACCGGATCACGCTGCATACAAAACGGATGACCCATATGGTGATGGGCTCCGGCTCTGGCGATCCTGACAAATGGGACCCCGCCGCCTCGCGCGAGACGCTCGACCATTCCGCCCCTTTCCAATTCGCGCGTGCTTTGGTGGACGGCCACTGGCACCACGATCACAGCTACGACCCGGCCCGCATCGCCGCCCCCGAATTCGTCGCCTTGTGGCGCAAGGTCGAAACCGTCGAAGACCCGGAATGGAACCAGCGTTTCGATACCGCCGCGCCACTCGACAAGGCGCATGGGGCGCGGGCGGTGGTTCGGCTTCTCAACGGCGACGTGCGAGAGGATGAATTGGCGGTGGCCGATTCCCATCCGCGCGGCGCAGCCCCTTGGGACCAGCAGGATTATATCGGCAAGTTCAACACCCTGACCGCCCCTTTCGTCTCGCAAGCACAAAGTTCGGCTTTTCTCGAACAGGCCAAGACACTCGCCACGCTTTCGGCCAAACAGCTTTTCGCCTTCGGCATCGTCGCAGACCTTGTGCCTTTGCAAGACAGCCCGGCGGGCTTGTTCGAACGGGGGATGCGGTGA
- a CDS encoding MmgE/PrpD family protein: MADHIATALSRPLPPEVEEKARLHLLDTLAAILSGAHLPAGLAAARLVPRLGGPPEAVVIATGQVTGVVTAALANAMAAHADETDDSHVGGRFHPGCAIVPAALAMAEAGGRSGTDLLRAIVLGYDIGARAVMGMGVRSADTARFSTHSIGGTFGATAAAAALAGLDRRGAMHALSYAVQQTSGVPYWRRDADHIEKAFDFGGIGARNGTMAALMVQSGWTAVEGVMTGNPSFLSAFGEQPNPAALCDGLGQRFEIMGAAIKKWCVGSPIQAALDSLMALIETHGIGPQDVAELRAIMPDDRLHIVDDRDMPDVCLQHLLAICLIDGGLGFAAAHDRARMGEPAVLALRERIKAIPSKELTEARPPRQAIIEIDTRGGRTLRHHTRAVLGTPANPMSRDQVVAKATDLISADLGAERTDALIRAILAIEAIPDVRALRGLLSAQR, encoded by the coding sequence ATGGCTGACCACATCGCCACGGCGCTGTCGCGCCCCTTGCCGCCCGAGGTGGAGGAGAAGGCACGGCTGCATCTTCTTGATACGCTGGCCGCGATCCTTTCGGGGGCGCATCTGCCCGCGGGGCTTGCTGCGGCGCGACTGGTTCCACGCCTTGGCGGGCCGCCGGAGGCGGTTGTCATTGCCACCGGTCAGGTGACCGGCGTGGTCACGGCGGCGCTGGCCAATGCGATGGCCGCGCATGCCGATGAAACCGATGACAGCCATGTCGGCGGGCGCTTTCATCCCGGCTGCGCCATCGTCCCCGCCGCGCTTGCCATGGCCGAGGCAGGGGGGCGCAGCGGGACGGATCTCTTGCGCGCGATCGTGCTGGGCTATGATATCGGGGCGCGGGCGGTGATGGGCATGGGGGTGCGGTCGGCCGATACGGCCCGGTTCTCTACCCATAGCATCGGCGGCACCTTCGGCGCGACGGCGGCCGCTGCCGCATTGGCGGGTTTGGACAGGCGCGGCGCGATGCATGCGCTGTCTTATGCGGTGCAGCAGACATCTGGTGTGCCCTATTGGCGCCGTGACGCTGACCATATCGAGAAGGCCTTCGATTTCGGCGGGATCGGGGCGCGCAATGGCACGATGGCGGCGCTGATGGTGCAATCCGGCTGGACAGCGGTTGAAGGCGTCATGACCGGCAACCCGTCTTTTCTGTCAGCCTTCGGGGAACAGCCGAACCCCGCCGCGCTTTGCGACGGGTTGGGGCAACGGTTTGAGATCATGGGGGCGGCGATCAAGAAATGGTGCGTCGGTTCGCCCATACAGGCGGCGCTCGATTCGCTTATGGCCTTGATCGAGACGCATGGCATCGGCCCGCAGGATGTGGCCGAACTTCGGGCCATCATGCCGGATGACCGGCTGCATATCGTTGATGACCGCGACATGCCCGATGTGTGTCTTCAGCACCTTCTGGCGATCTGTCTGATTGACGGCGGCCTTGGCTTCGCGGCTGCGCATGACCGCGCGCGAATGGGGGAGCCTGCTGTTCTGGCGCTTCGCGAGCGGATAAAGGCCATTCCAAGCAAGGAGTTGACGGAGGCGCGCCCGCCTCGTCAGGCCATCATCGAGATTGACACAAGGGGTGGCCGCACCCTGCGCCATCATACCCGCGCAGTCCTTGGAACGCCTGCAAACCCGATGTCGCGCGATCAGGTGGTGGCCAAGGCCACGGACCTGATCAGTGCCGATCTTGGGGCGGAGAGGACCGACGCGCTTATCCGCGCCATCCTTGCGATCGAGGCGATCCCGGATGTGCGCGCGCTGCGCGGTTTGCTGTCCGCGCAGCGTTAA
- a CDS encoding FCD domain-containing protein — MRGLLEPSEALDVLRTSSLSKVVQGEIEKIILSGAYAPGEKLNEKTLADQLGVSRGPVREAFQALHARGLVEMIPNRGVFVQRISRHDAVAIYDVRAGIFGTACRLLAERITSDQASELHALIAQMDVAGKKRDLDAYFPLNIAFHTAIVTGTDNRILAETYFGLVSRLQLFRARGLVHGGGFESSNIEHRAIMAALDARDPHGAFEAGFAHVQAGKARILASGDPQQGRT, encoded by the coding sequence ATGCGCGGTTTGCTGGAACCTTCGGAGGCACTCGACGTTCTCCGCACCTCGTCTTTGAGTAAGGTTGTGCAGGGCGAGATCGAGAAGATCATCCTGTCCGGTGCCTATGCGCCCGGCGAGAAGCTGAACGAAAAGACCTTGGCAGACCAGCTTGGCGTCAGTCGTGGCCCGGTGCGAGAGGCCTTTCAGGCCCTTCATGCGCGCGGTTTGGTTGAGATGATTCCCAATCGCGGCGTCTTTGTTCAGCGCATTTCGCGCCATGATGCGGTTGCGATCTACGATGTGCGCGCGGGCATTTTCGGAACGGCCTGCCGCCTTTTGGCGGAACGCATCACATCGGATCAGGCCAGCGAATTGCACGCGCTGATCGCGCAGATGGACGTGGCTGGCAAAAAGCGCGATCTGGATGCCTATTTCCCGCTGAATATCGCGTTCCACACTGCCATCGTCACGGGCACCGACAATCGGATCCTTGCCGAAACCTATTTCGGCCTCGTTTCCCGGCTGCAACTGTTCCGGGCGCGTGGCCTTGTTCATGGCGGTGGTTTCGAGAGTTCCAACATCGAACATCGTGCAATCATGGCGGCGCTGGACGCGCGCGATCCGCATGGCGCCTTTGAGGCGGGCTTTGCGCATGTGCAAGCGGGTAAGGCGCGCATCCTTGCCTCGGGCGATCCGCAGCAGGGGCGGACATGA
- a CDS encoding MmgE/PrpD family protein, whose protein sequence is MAVTNNDFARIPEGMTITEDAARFIESVAFESIPDDALHIGRRCMLDAAGLYAAGSEEHSVHILIEDAREMGGRADARLLGGAGMKVPVGIAARVLGTAGHAHDWDDTQVSVDPAHVYGLLTHPTIPPLTAALCIGQMMGGVDGRKVMTAFQTGVEVESKISEWMLPQHYLSGKHSSGTVGTFGSFAAAAWLLGLRGAELRQGFGIAASLAAGIRCNFGTMTKPLHVGRASENGVTAALLAKRGFGADPAALDGPWGFLAVMGGGVSAEKMAQGFGKTWSITNPGVSIKPYPCGILTHPTMDLMLRLVTEADVKPEEIDQIIIHAGTNILKPIRYPIASNHLEAKFSLPAEVSMIALVRQAGKREFSDEFVGSDAMQAMQRRVRTEFDPAIEAMGFDKVRSRITIRRKNGTEVSGWADERYRGGPDNPMTDAEVEAKLRSCCDGVIDGAGQDRLIEAIWSITKDEDGTRMVSLLP, encoded by the coding sequence ATGGCCGTCACAAATAACGATTTCGCCCGCATTCCCGAAGGGATGACGATCACCGAAGATGCGGCGCGGTTCATCGAGTCTGTGGCCTTTGAAAGTATCCCCGATGACGCCCTGCATATCGGGCGGCGCTGCATGCTGGATGCCGCAGGTCTTTATGCGGCAGGCAGCGAGGAACATTCCGTCCATATCCTGATCGAGGATGCGCGCGAGATGGGCGGGCGTGCCGATGCCCGCCTCTTGGGCGGCGCGGGCATGAAGGTTCCGGTCGGCATCGCGGCGCGCGTCCTTGGCACTGCAGGCCATGCGCATGATTGGGACGACACGCAGGTGTCGGTTGATCCGGCCCATGTCTATGGCCTTCTGACCCATCCCACCATCCCACCGCTCACCGCAGCACTCTGCATCGGCCAGATGATGGGGGGCGTCGATGGCCGCAAGGTGATGACGGCCTTCCAAACCGGGGTCGAGGTGGAAAGCAAGATTTCGGAATGGATGCTGCCCCAGCATTACCTCAGTGGAAAGCACTCTTCCGGCACCGTCGGCACCTTTGGCTCTTTCGCGGCGGCGGCATGGTTGCTTGGCCTGCGGGGCGCGGAACTGCGGCAAGGGTTCGGCATCGCGGCAAGCCTTGCCGCAGGTATCCGCTGCAACTTCGGGACAATGACAAAACCCCTGCATGTCGGCAGGGCCAGCGAGAACGGCGTCACCGCGGCCCTCTTGGCCAAGCGGGGCTTCGGGGCCGATCCGGCGGCCTTGGATGGTCCTTGGGGCTTCCTCGCCGTCATGGGCGGCGGGGTCAGCGCCGAAAAGATGGCGCAGGGCTTTGGCAAGACATGGTCAATCACCAATCCCGGCGTGTCGATCAAACCCTATCCCTGCGGTATCCTGACCCATCCGACGATGGACCTGATGCTGCGCCTTGTGACCGAGGCAGATGTGAAACCCGAAGAGATCGACCAGATCATCATCCATGCCGGGACCAACATCCTGAAGCCGATCCGCTATCCCATCGCTTCCAACCATCTGGAGGCGAAATTCTCGCTGCCCGCCGAAGTGTCCATGATCGCGCTGGTCCGGCAGGCGGGCAAACGCGAATTCTCGGACGAATTCGTAGGCTCCGACGCCATGCAGGCCATGCAGCGCCGTGTCCGGACCGAGTTTGACCCCGCAATCGAGGCGATGGGCTTTGACAAGGTGCGTTCGCGCATAACCATCCGCCGCAAGAACGGGACCGAAGTGTCCGGATGGGCCGACGAACGCTATCGCGGCGGCCCCGACAACCCGATGACCGATGCCGAGGTGGAGGCAAAGCTCCGCTCCTGCTGCGATGGCGTGATCGACGGGGCAGGTCAGGATCGGCTGATCGAAGCGATCTGGTCCATCACGAAGGACGAGGATGGCACGCGGATGGTATCGCTGCTGCCCTGA
- a CDS encoding rhodanese-like domain-containing protein produces the protein MTSAPHSSITPNDVMDRLRAGSPEWAFIDLREAGEAAEGHPFGSVNIPFGRLELDLPVMLPRRDVSVVLFDAGDGVAERAARHMAKAGWRNIMTVANGAVGWAAQGLPLFKGEHSFSKAFGEWVQHEYAVPEIGPDDLFQRMQSGTAPLLIDGRPLSEHRTFTLPHSVNCPNAELALRLSDDPGQPIVVHCAGRTRSIIGAQTLRDFGLAGQVMALRDGTQGWELTGRQREMGANRSLPLPEGPNRERARARARHLMAGFGLPTARAADVREWAADGNRTTYFFDPRPEDEGTAPAGFRRAPGTTLIQQTDRFIAVKGARVALWDPLLVRAAFAALWLNRMGIEAYVMTEDPPALPTVAPLQLPDLPPTITTLPPDALLLDLRSAVAFRSAHPRGAQRALRARIDRIPLSHASPVGLIPGDPQMARLVAGDLAQAGHPAMGCLPDDPATWQAAGLTIVTDTPDDPARDIDTVRFCAGRHRGNLDDARAYLDWETGLLDRLAASGLTFWPTTKTTDFTHKRKTAGA, from the coding sequence GTGACATCGGCCCCCCATAGCAGCATAACGCCCAACGACGTGATGGATCGGCTGCGGGCAGGATCGCCCGAATGGGCCTTCATCGATCTGCGCGAGGCGGGCGAAGCCGCCGAAGGCCACCCCTTCGGCTCTGTTAACATCCCCTTCGGCCGCCTTGAACTGGACCTTCCCGTCATGCTGCCAAGGCGGGACGTCTCCGTCGTGCTGTTTGATGCAGGCGACGGCGTTGCCGAACGGGCTGCGCGGCACATGGCCAAGGCAGGCTGGCGCAACATCATGACAGTTGCCAATGGGGCGGTAGGCTGGGCGGCACAGGGCCTTCCCCTGTTCAAAGGGGAACACAGCTTTTCCAAGGCTTTCGGTGAATGGGTCCAGCATGAATATGCCGTGCCCGAAATCGGCCCGGATGATCTCTTCCAGCGGATGCAATCCGGCACGGCACCCTTGCTCATCGATGGCCGCCCCCTGTCAGAGCATCGCACCTTCACTCTGCCGCATTCGGTAAACTGCCCGAATGCCGAACTTGCGCTGCGCCTATCAGACGATCCGGGCCAGCCGATCGTCGTGCATTGCGCGGGACGGACAAGGTCGATCATCGGGGCGCAAACGCTGCGCGATTTTGGGCTGGCTGGGCAGGTGATGGCCCTGCGCGACGGCACGCAAGGCTGGGAACTCACTGGCCGCCAGCGTGAAATGGGCGCAAACCGCTCTCTCCCCCTGCCCGAGGGCCCCAACCGAGAGAGGGCCCGCGCCCGCGCACGTCACCTTATGGCTGGGTTCGGGCTGCCAACGGCACGGGCGGCAGATGTGCGCGAATGGGCCGCCGACGGGAACCGGACCACATATTTCTTCGATCCCCGGCCCGAAGACGAGGGGACAGCGCCTGCTGGATTCCGCCGCGCACCGGGCACCACGCTGATCCAGCAGACTGATCGTTTCATCGCGGTCAAAGGGGCAAGGGTGGCGCTGTGGGACCCTCTTCTGGTGCGGGCGGCTTTTGCCGCGCTGTGGCTGAACCGGATGGGCATCGAAGCGTATGTGATGACCGAGGATCCCCCCGCGCTCCCCACCGTGGCTCCCCTACAACTTCCGGACCTCCCGCCAACGATCACGACCCTTCCACCCGATGCGCTCCTCCTCGACCTGCGCTCGGCCGTGGCATTCCGCTCGGCGCATCCACGTGGCGCGCAACGTGCGCTCCGCGCGCGGATCGACCGGATACCGCTTTCGCACGCATCGCCCGTGGGATTGATCCCGGGCGACCCTCAAATGGCGCGACTGGTCGCCGGCGATCTGGCCCAAGCGGGTCATCCTGCCATGGGCTGCCTTCCCGACGATCCCGCCACATGGCAGGCCGCAGGGCTGACCATCGTGACGGATACCCCGGACGACCCCGCGCGCGACATCGACACCGTGCGCTTCTGCGCCGGTCGCCACCGCGGCAATCTGGATGATGCACGCGCCTATCTGGACTGGGAGACAGGTCTGCTCGATCGCCTTGCGGCATCTGGCTTGACCTTCTGGCCGACAACCAAAACCACCGATTTCACCCACAAACGCAAGACCGCAGGAGCCTGA
- a CDS encoding SDR family NAD(P)-dependent oxidoreductase has protein sequence MLNRTDMPLQGKVAMVTGASRRIGRAVALGLAQAGADVVVHARQSREEVEAVAAEIRAMGRRAEVALGDVTVERDVLGLFDAAKTAFGGVDILVNNAAIRGEKPFIDMTLEEWRATNSVILDGAFLCSREALRSMVERGGGTIINLGGVSAHVGAKKRAHVATGKAGLVGLTKSIAVEFADRNITANCVAPGKIGGKRSATAGESPAMGVGGPIVGREGEIAEAAFVILSLCMPEARFMTGQTVHVSGGMFMP, from the coding sequence ATGTTGAACAGGACCGACATGCCCTTGCAGGGCAAGGTAGCCATGGTCACGGGCGCCTCGCGCAGGATCGGGCGCGCGGTTGCGCTGGGTCTCGCGCAGGCGGGCGCGGATGTCGTGGTGCATGCGCGCCAGTCGCGCGAAGAGGTCGAGGCCGTCGCCGCCGAGATCCGCGCCATGGGGCGCCGGGCAGAAGTGGCGCTTGGCGACGTGACTGTCGAGCGCGACGTTCTGGGGCTCTTCGATGCGGCGAAGACGGCCTTTGGCGGGGTGGATATCCTTGTCAACAACGCGGCAATCCGGGGCGAGAAACCCTTCATCGACATGACACTTGAGGAATGGCGGGCGACGAATTCCGTCATTCTCGACGGCGCCTTTCTTTGCAGCCGCGAAGCGCTGCGCAGCATGGTGGAACGGGGCGGTGGCACCATCATCAATCTGGGCGGTGTCTCAGCGCATGTCGGCGCAAAGAAGCGTGCGCATGTGGCGACAGGCAAAGCCGGGCTGGTGGGTCTGACAAAATCCATTGCAGTGGAATTTGCCGACCGCAACATCACCGCGAACTGCGTCGCACCCGGCAAGATCGGTGGCAAACGATCCGCCACGGCGGGGGAATCACCGGCCATGGGCGTGGGCGGTCCAATCGTCGGACGCGAGGGCGAAATTGCCGAGGCAGCCTTCGTCATCCTCTCCCTCTGCATGCCGGAGGCACGCTTCATGACCGGTCAGACCGTGCATGTAAGCGGCGGGATGTTCATGCCCTGA
- a CDS encoding tripartite tricarboxylate transporter permease: MDGISTAFNILTATPAIFAAIGGVAWGIVGGALPGISPSIALALLLPFTYGMDPVTAIVLLGATYVGAEYGGSIPAILINTPGTNAAAATVVDGYYMHREGRGGEALGISLQSGVIGGLIGLIFLIVFTEPLSRVALAFNFPAYFALGILGLSVIVSLSNGSLIKGLMAATLGLMIATIGTDPLSGVTRFTFGEPELLTGIEYVIVMVGVFAMSELMMTANTPDWGKTGNVQTKIKLPSFAKWRKLWKAQGIGSGVGIFEGVMPGAGGSIAAFMSYNEAKRWSSEPEKFGKGSEEGIAAPEAANNAVACTALVPVLSFGIPGSNSAAILMGGMLIHGLTPGPMLFQKEPDFVYGLFGGLAVANISQLLLGIVMMTPALWLVNRPKPYLMAAIFALVFSGIYSIHNSTYDLYLVLLFGVIGYLLRVFGFPFLPLVLGLVLGYLIEANYRRSLELTVGDHRIFWETPISLWLLILAALFVTGSAVRDILLARKAAKAVAEGPQA, encoded by the coding sequence ATGGACGGCATTTCCACCGCCTTCAACATCCTTACCGCCACACCCGCGATCTTCGCGGCAATCGGTGGCGTCGCCTGGGGCATCGTCGGTGGGGCGCTTCCGGGCATCTCGCCCTCGATCGCGCTGGCCCTCTTGCTTCCCTTCACCTATGGCATGGACCCTGTCACGGCCATCGTCCTCTTGGGGGCAACCTATGTGGGCGCGGAATACGGCGGCTCAATCCCTGCGATCCTTATCAACACGCCCGGTACAAACGCAGCCGCCGCAACGGTGGTTGACGGCTACTACATGCACCGCGAAGGGCGCGGGGGTGAGGCGTTGGGGATTTCCCTGCAATCAGGCGTCATCGGCGGCTTGATTGGCCTGATCTTCCTGATCGTCTTCACCGAACCGCTTTCGCGCGTGGCATTGGCCTTCAACTTCCCGGCCTATTTCGCCCTCGGCATCCTCGGCCTTTCGGTCATCGTGTCCTTGTCCAACGGCTCGCTGATCAAGGGGCTGATGGCGGCAACCCTCGGCCTGATGATCGCCACCATAGGCACCGATCCGCTGTCAGGCGTCACCCGCTTCACCTTCGGCGAACCCGAACTGCTGACTGGGATCGAATATGTCATCGTGATGGTCGGCGTCTTCGCCATGTCCGAACTGATGATGACCGCGAACACGCCCGACTGGGGCAAAACCGGAAACGTGCAGACCAAGATCAAGCTGCCTTCATTTGCCAAATGGCGCAAACTCTGGAAAGCGCAGGGGATCGGTAGCGGTGTCGGCATCTTTGAGGGCGTGATGCCGGGCGCGGGCGGGTCCATCGCGGCCTTCATGTCCTATAACGAAGCCAAACGCTGGTCCTCCGAGCCAGAGAAATTCGGCAAAGGGTCCGAGGAAGGCATTGCCGCCCCCGAAGCCGCAAACAACGCGGTCGCCTGCACGGCGCTGGTCCCGGTTCTTAGCTTCGGGATTCCCGGTTCGAATTCGGCAGCGATCCTGATGGGCGGGATGCTGATCCATGGGCTGACGCCGGGGCCCATGCTGTTTCAGAAAGAACCGGATTTCGTCTATGGCCTCTTCGGCGGGCTGGCCGTGGCCAATATCTCGCAGCTTCTTCTGGGGATCGTGATGATGACCCCGGCCTTGTGGCTAGTGAATCGGCCAAAGCCCTATCTGATGGCCGCGATCTTCGCGTTGGTCTTTTCGGGGATCTATTCGATCCACAACTCCACCTACGACCTCTACCTCGTGCTGCTGTTTGGGGTCATCGGCTATCTGCTGCGGGTCTTCGGTTTTCCGTTCCTGCCGCTCGTGCTTGGACTAGTGCTTGGCTATCTGATCGAGGCGAATTATCGGCGGTCCTTGGAACTGACGGTCGGGGATCACCGGATCTTCTGGGAAACGCCCATCTCGCTTTGGCTGCTCATCCTTGCCGCACTGTTTGTCACAGGATCGGCGGTGCGTGACATTCTTCTGGCGCGAAAGGCAGCAAAGGCGGTGGCAGAAGGGCCGCAAGCATGA
- a CDS encoding Bug family tripartite tricarboxylate transporter substrate binding protein, giving the protein MRFEFGRIAGAAILSAGLAFGVAGQVAAQDYPHDTVTLVTHSSAGGGTDVFLREMVGFLGKAMGANFVVENVTGGSGANAMAKLATSPADGSIFYGTTPTYINTSLLSNPEYDFTDMEGVVNVFMDPQIVFVKADSPFQSLTDLIEAAKADPTAVPFGVTTPGSLDRQVMEQFKQITGVTSPVITHDGGGELLISVLNGTVAVAIGEIQELGPQIEAGEIRLLASYTEERLGNLPDLPTAREQGIDLVVTKFRGIAGPKGIPQDIKDLWAVGIAKVLEDPDFKAWYEAQSLVPTLMPAAEYEPFLNAFAEQQKAFLIQYGILKQ; this is encoded by the coding sequence ATGCGTTTTGAATTTGGGCGAATCGCGGGTGCCGCGATCCTGTCCGCCGGGCTGGCATTCGGCGTGGCAGGACAGGTGGCCGCACAGGACTACCCGCATGATACGGTGACGCTGGTCACCCATTCCTCGGCAGGGGGCGGCACCGACGTCTTCCTGCGCGAGATGGTCGGGTTCCTTGGCAAGGCGATGGGCGCGAATTTCGTGGTCGAAAACGTGACCGGTGGTTCGGGCGCGAATGCGATGGCGAAACTTGCCACGTCGCCTGCGGATGGGTCGATCTTCTATGGAACGACACCCACCTACATCAACACCTCGCTGCTTTCGAACCCGGAATATGACTTCACCGACATGGAAGGTGTGGTGAACGTATTCATGGACCCGCAGATCGTCTTTGTAAAAGCCGACAGCCCATTCCAGTCGCTCACCGATCTGATCGAAGCGGCGAAGGCCGATCCGACGGCTGTGCCCTTTGGCGTCACGACCCCCGGTTCGCTTGATCGTCAGGTGATGGAGCAGTTCAAGCAGATCACCGGCGTCACTTCGCCCGTCATCACCCATGACGGCGGTGGGGAACTTCTGATCTCCGTTCTCAACGGCACCGTTGCTGTCGCGATCGGCGAGATTCAGGAACTTGGCCCGCAGATTGAGGCGGGCGAGATCAGGCTGCTTGCGTCTTACACCGAAGAGCGGCTCGGCAACCTGCCCGACCTGCCCACGGCGCGTGAACAGGGTATCGATCTCGTGGTGACCAAGTTCCGCGGCATCGCCGGTCCGAAGGGCATCCCGCAGGACATCAAGGATCTCTGGGCTGTCGGTATCGCCAAGGTCCTCGAAGATCCGGATTTCAAGGCATGGTATGAGGCGCAAAGCCTTGTGCCGACGCTGATGCCCGCCGCAGAATACGAACCCTTCCTGAATGCCTTCGCCGAACAGCAAAAGGCCTTCCTGATTCAGTACGGCATCCTGAAGCAGTGA